The following proteins are encoded in a genomic region of Drosophila miranda strain MSH22 chromosome 4, D.miranda_PacBio2.1, whole genome shotgun sequence:
- the LOC108162583 gene encoding dnaJ-like protein 60 isoform X2, with translation MKPRNTETHYTVLNVRSDCSTQDIRNAFVELSKQYHPDVKTNAACSERTARFVQISEAYRTLIKPQSRRDYDDSLIWLPNGSERSPVGEHSDPSQPWNVRPNYDPSPGPYYGIRGLKRVSNWQVALVLIAFGIVGAFFGFTSVKHSFDLHRQVQDEVSADATIHHAAVVAEAQKYGNEEQMRRMADRLARNPYNQSAK, from the exons ATGAAGCCTAGAAATACGGAGACCCACTATACGGTTCTAAACGTAAGGAGCGACTGCAGCACCCAAGACATCCGCAACGCATTCGTGGAGCTCTCCAAGCAG TACCATCCTGATGTCAAGACCAATGCCGCATGTTCTGAGAGAACCGCTCGTTTTGTTCAGATTTCTGAGGCATATCGTACACTTATTAAGCCACAGTCACGCCGGGACTATGACGACAGTCTGATCTGGCTACCAAATGGCTCAGAACGCAGTCCTGTTGGCGAACACAGTGATCCCTCGCAGCCTTGGAATGTAAGGCCCAACTACGATCCTAGTCCCGGCCCCTACTATGGCATAAGGGGCTTGAAGCGTGTGTCCAACTGGCAGGTCGCGTTGGTTCTGATCGCCTTCGGCATTGTTGGTGCTTTCTTTGGCTTCACTTCCGTGAA GCACTCATTCGATCTGCATCGTCAAGTTCAAGACGAAGTCTCGGCAGACGCCACCATCCATCATGCCGCTGTGGTGGCAGAAGCACAGAAATATGGCAACGAGGAGCAGATGCGTCGAATGGCGGATCGCCTGGCCCGAAACCCATACAATCAGTCAGCAAAGTAG
- the LOC108162363 gene encoding interferon-inducible double-stranded RNA-dependent protein kinase activator A homolog isoform X1 — protein MEQSNYHGRGLVQQLQNMTFQQNQNQVHQMQRPPQQHSPQLPHEQHPQQQQQPLPAQPALTGFAPRRQYYTPGGSAAAMAAGGLTNGNVDGTSTRTQRPSKVKKEKPQQPQQQLSEVDAASSTDGAIAFVSETDANGLAMKTPVSILQEILSRRGITPGYELVQIEGAIHEPTFRFRVSFKDKDTPFTAMGAGRSKKEAKHAAARALIDKLMCAQLPKAASSATATSAADPTAAGSGGDCNAAVGDAGDNIVGNPIGLLQELCMQRRWPPPTYATETEMGLPHERLFTIACTILQHREIGKGKSKKIAKRSAADKMWSRLQDTPIDAAKVADVCNELEGDSRINDNYYGDLKDITVPTLTTQHSNKVSQFHKTLKNATGKKLLKLQTCLKNTTVDHLKLLTDIAAENQFEVTYVDIEEKTFTGQFQCLVQLSTLPVGVCHGTGPTAREAQRHAAQNALEYLKIMTKK, from the exons ATGGAGCAGTCAAACTACCATGGCCGCGGTCTGGTACAGCAGCTGCAGAACATGACTTTCCAACAGAACCAGAATCAGGTGCACCAGATGCAGCGGCCGCCGCAGCAGCATTCGCCGCAGCTGCCACATGAGCAGcatccacagcagcagcagcaaccactaCCGGCGCAGCCAGCACTGACTGGCTTTGCTCCCCGGCGTCAGTATTATACTCCGGGTGGCTCGGCTGCAGCCATGGCAGCTGGGGGCTTGACCAATGGCAACGTCGACGGGACCTCCACCAGAACACAACGTCCGAGCAAAGTCAAGAAGGAGAAgccgcaacagccacagcagcagttGAGCGAAGTAGATGCGGCATCGTCGACCGACGGGGCAATCGCCTTTGTCAGCGAAACCGATGCCAATGGGCTGGCCATGAAGACGCCCGTTAGCATACTCCAAGAGATCCTCAGTCGCCGGGGCATCACACCCGGCTACGAGCTGGTCCAAATCGAGGGGGCCATCCACGAGCCAACGTTTCGCTTTCGCGTCTCTTTCAAGGACAAGGACACACCCTTCACGGCCATGGGGGCTGGACGCTCGAAAAAGGAGGCCAAGCATGCCGCGGCTCGTGCTCTGATTGACAAACTGATGTGCGCCCAGCTGCCGAAGGCTGCTAgcagtgccactgccacatcTGCGGCTGACCCCACGGCGGCTGGGAGTGGTGGGGATTGCAATGCAGCAGTTGGCGA CGCTGGCGACAATATTGTGGGCAATCCCATTGGCTTGCTGCAGGAGTTGTGTATGCAGCGCCGATGGCCGCCGCCAACGTATGCGACTGAAACCGAAATGGGACTGCCCCATGAGAGGCTCTTTACCATAGCGTGTACCATACTGCAGCACCGTGAGATTGGCAAAGGGAAGAGCAAGAAGATCGCCAAGCGTTCGGCCGCCGACAAAATGTGGAGTCGTCTACAGGACACGCCCATCGATGCAGCAAAGGTTGCAGACGTCTGCAACGAGTTGGAGGGCGAT TCCCGCATTAATGATAATTATTATGGTGATTTGAAAGATATCACTGTGCCGACGCTGACCACGCAGCACAGTAACAAAGTGTCACAGTTCCACAAGACCCTGAAAAATGCGACGGGCAAAAAACTGCTTAAACTACAG ACTTGTCTGAAGAACACCACGGTCGACCATCTCAAGCTTCTGACCGACATTGCAGCCGAGAACCAGTTCGAGGTCACCTACGTGGACATCGAGGAAAAGACCTTCACCGGCCAATTTCAGTGCTTGGTGCAGCTGTCCACGCTGCCGGTTGGCGTCTGCCATGGCACTGGGCCCACGGCTAGGGAGGCACAACGGCATGCCGCCCAAAATGCGCTCGAGTATCTGAAGATAATGACCAAAAAGTAA
- the LOC108162363 gene encoding interferon-inducible double-stranded RNA-dependent protein kinase activator A homolog isoform X2 encodes MVGSSDSRPSTPSNYHGRGLVQQLQNMTFQQNQNQVHQMQRPPQQHSPQLPHEQHPQQQQQPLPAQPALTGFAPRRQYYTPGGSAAAMAAGGLTNGNVDGTSTRTQRPSKVKKEKPQQPQQQLSEVDAASSTDGAIAFVSETDANGLAMKTPVSILQEILSRRGITPGYELVQIEGAIHEPTFRFRVSFKDKDTPFTAMGAGRSKKEAKHAAARALIDKLMCAQLPKAASSATATSAADPTAAGSGGDCNAAVGDAGDNIVGNPIGLLQELCMQRRWPPPTYATETEMGLPHERLFTIACTILQHREIGKGKSKKIAKRSAADKMWSRLQDTPIDAAKVADVCNELEGDSRINDNYYGDLKDITVPTLTTQHSNKVSQFHKTLKNATGKKLLKLQKTCLKNTTVDHLKLLTDIAAENQFEVTYVDIEEKTFTGQFQCLVQLSTLPVGVCHGTGPTAREAQRHAAQNALEYLKIMTKK; translated from the exons ATGGTTGGCAGCTCCGATTCTCGCCCGAGCACGCCC TCAAACTACCATGGCCGCGGTCTGGTACAGCAGCTGCAGAACATGACTTTCCAACAGAACCAGAATCAGGTGCACCAGATGCAGCGGCCGCCGCAGCAGCATTCGCCGCAGCTGCCACATGAGCAGcatccacagcagcagcagcaaccactaCCGGCGCAGCCAGCACTGACTGGCTTTGCTCCCCGGCGTCAGTATTATACTCCGGGTGGCTCGGCTGCAGCCATGGCAGCTGGGGGCTTGACCAATGGCAACGTCGACGGGACCTCCACCAGAACACAACGTCCGAGCAAAGTCAAGAAGGAGAAgccgcaacagccacagcagcagttGAGCGAAGTAGATGCGGCATCGTCGACCGACGGGGCAATCGCCTTTGTCAGCGAAACCGATGCCAATGGGCTGGCCATGAAGACGCCCGTTAGCATACTCCAAGAGATCCTCAGTCGCCGGGGCATCACACCCGGCTACGAGCTGGTCCAAATCGAGGGGGCCATCCACGAGCCAACGTTTCGCTTTCGCGTCTCTTTCAAGGACAAGGACACACCCTTCACGGCCATGGGGGCTGGACGCTCGAAAAAGGAGGCCAAGCATGCCGCGGCTCGTGCTCTGATTGACAAACTGATGTGCGCCCAGCTGCCGAAGGCTGCTAgcagtgccactgccacatcTGCGGCTGACCCCACGGCGGCTGGGAGTGGTGGGGATTGCAATGCAGCAGTTGGCGA CGCTGGCGACAATATTGTGGGCAATCCCATTGGCTTGCTGCAGGAGTTGTGTATGCAGCGCCGATGGCCGCCGCCAACGTATGCGACTGAAACCGAAATGGGACTGCCCCATGAGAGGCTCTTTACCATAGCGTGTACCATACTGCAGCACCGTGAGATTGGCAAAGGGAAGAGCAAGAAGATCGCCAAGCGTTCGGCCGCCGACAAAATGTGGAGTCGTCTACAGGACACGCCCATCGATGCAGCAAAGGTTGCAGACGTCTGCAACGAGTTGGAGGGCGAT TCCCGCATTAATGATAATTATTATGGTGATTTGAAAGATATCACTGTGCCGACGCTGACCACGCAGCACAGTAACAAAGTGTCACAGTTCCACAAGACCCTGAAAAATGCGACGGGCAAAAAACTGCTTAAACTACAG AAGACTTGTCTGAAGAACACCACGGTCGACCATCTCAAGCTTCTGACCGACATTGCAGCCGAGAACCAGTTCGAGGTCACCTACGTGGACATCGAGGAAAAGACCTTCACCGGCCAATTTCAGTGCTTGGTGCAGCTGTCCACGCTGCCGGTTGGCGTCTGCCATGGCACTGGGCCCACGGCTAGGGAGGCACAACGGCATGCCGCCCAAAATGCGCTCGAGTATCTGAAGATAATGACCAAAAAGTAA
- the LOC108162583 gene encoding dnaJ-like protein 60 isoform X1 has product MLRLTWHRLRVKSTCSRNLADDGRRMKPRNTETHYTVLNVRSDCSTQDIRNAFVELSKQYHPDVKTNAACSERTARFVQISEAYRTLIKPQSRRDYDDSLIWLPNGSERSPVGEHSDPSQPWNVRPNYDPSPGPYYGIRGLKRVSNWQVALVLIAFGIVGAFFGFTSVKHSFDLHRQVQDEVSADATIHHAAVVAEAQKYGNEEQMRRMADRLARNPYNQSAK; this is encoded by the exons ATGCTAAGGCTTACCTGGCACAGGCTCAGGGTCAAGTCCACCTGTAGCCGTAA TTTGGCGGACGACGGTAGGAGGATGAAGCCTAGAAATACGGAGACCCACTATACGGTTCTAAACGTAAGGAGCGACTGCAGCACCCAAGACATCCGCAACGCATTCGTGGAGCTCTCCAAGCAG TACCATCCTGATGTCAAGACCAATGCCGCATGTTCTGAGAGAACCGCTCGTTTTGTTCAGATTTCTGAGGCATATCGTACACTTATTAAGCCACAGTCACGCCGGGACTATGACGACAGTCTGATCTGGCTACCAAATGGCTCAGAACGCAGTCCTGTTGGCGAACACAGTGATCCCTCGCAGCCTTGGAATGTAAGGCCCAACTACGATCCTAGTCCCGGCCCCTACTATGGCATAAGGGGCTTGAAGCGTGTGTCCAACTGGCAGGTCGCGTTGGTTCTGATCGCCTTCGGCATTGTTGGTGCTTTCTTTGGCTTCACTTCCGTGAA GCACTCATTCGATCTGCATCGTCAAGTTCAAGACGAAGTCTCGGCAGACGCCACCATCCATCATGCCGCTGTGGTGGCAGAAGCACAGAAATATGGCAACGAGGAGCAGATGCGTCGAATGGCGGATCGCCTGGCCCGAAACCCATACAATCAGTCAGCAAAGTAG
- the LOC108162579 gene encoding coatomer subunit beta' translates to MPLKLDIKRRLTSRSDRVKCVDLHPAEPWMLCALYNGHVHIMNYENQQMVKDFEVCDVPVRSARFVARKNWIITGSDDMQIRIFNYNTLEKVHSYEAHSDYLRCIAVHPTQPLVLTSSDDMLIKLWNWEKLWACQRVFEGHTHYVMQIVFNPKDNNTFASASLDRTVKVWQLGSNFANFTLEGHEKGVNCVDYYHGGDKPYLISGADDRLVKIWDYQNKTCVQTLEGHAQNISAVCFHPELPIVLTGSEDGTVRIWHSGTYRLETCLNYGFERVWTISSMRGTNNVALGYDEGSIIIKVGREEPAMSMDVVGGKIVWAKHSEMQQVNLKTIADGTEIKDGERLPVAVKDMGACEIYPQTIAHNPNGRFVVVCGDGEYIIYTSMALRNKAFGSAQEFVWALESNEYAIRENNGTVRLFRNFKDRKSFTPEYGAESIYGGYYFGVKTSSGLAFYDWETLQLVRRIEVQPKNVFWNESGSLVCLATDDSYFILGVDTALVANAVETKEGLEDDGVESAFNVLGEVSESVKTGLWVGDCFIYTNSVNRINYYVGGEIVTVSHLDRTMYLLGYVPKDNRLYLGDKELNVISFCLQLSVLEYQTAVMRRDFERADQVLPTIPKEHRTRVAHFLEKQGFKSQALQVSTDADHKFDLALQIDELDVALKLAREAENSQKWSQLADVAARKNNMALVQECMRKANDFSGLLLLSTASGDAKMLEEVEAVSSVMARHNASFLAAFLRSDVHRCLDLLIENNRLPEAAFFARTYLPSQMSRVVGLWREELGKVNEKAGQSLADPAQYTNLFPGLTDALRVEQHLQEERTRRVPARLAGQLPLNSERIPLEELNLAERQSGAQPEEKIKAAPVSAQVPVTSAQEASSSVNVVDDDDDDLDLEIDGITLDDNIDTADVNLDDDFLSDD, encoded by the exons ATGCCTCTCAAACTGGACATCAAGCGTCGCCTGACGTCGCGCTCGGATCGCGTCAAGTGCGTCGATCTCCATCCAGCCGAGCCGTGGATGTTGTGCGCCCTATACAATGGCCACGTACACATCATGAACTATGAAAACCAGCAAATGGTTAAGGATTTCGAGGTGTGCGATGTCCCGGTACGCTCCGCCCGTTTCGTGGCACGCAAGAACTGGATCATAACCGGATCGGATGATATGCAAATCCGTATTTTCAACTACAACACTCTGGAGAAGGTGCACTCGTATGAGGCGCATTCGGATTACCTGCGCTGCATTGCCGTGCATCCCACGCAGCCGCTCGTGCTGACCAGTAGCG ACGACATGCTCATCAAATTATGGAACTGGGAGAAGCTGTGGGCTTGCCAGCGTGTCTTCGAAGGTCACACCCACTATGTTATGCAGATCGTTTTCAACCCCAAGGATAACAATACATTTGCCTCTGCCTCACTGGACCGCACGGTCAAGGTCTGGCAGTTGGGCTCCAATTTTGCCAACTTTACGCTGGAGGGACACGAAAAGGGTGTCAATTGTGTTGATTATTATCACGGCGGGGATAAGCCCTACTTGATTTCGGGTGCCGATGACCGCCTGGTTAAGATCTGGGACTACCAGAACAAGACGTGCGTCCAAACATTGGAGGGACACGCACAGAACATTTCCGCCGTCTGTTTCCATCCCGAATTGCCGATTGTGTTGACGGGCTCCGAGGACGGCACCGTTCGCATCTGGCATTCCGGCACGTACCGCCTTGAGACCTGCCTCAACTATGGTTTCGAACGCGTCTGGACCATTTCCAGCATGCGTGGCACCAACAACGTGGCCCTTGGCTATGACGAGGGCTCCATTATCATCAAGGTGGGACGTGAGGAGCCGGCCATGTCCATGGACGTAGTAGGCGGTAAAATTGTTTGGGCCAAACACTCTGAAATGCAGCAG GTGAACCTAAAGACAATTGCCGACGGCACTGAGATTAAGGATGGCGAACGTCTGCCTGTTGCCGTCAAGGACATGGGCGCCTGCGAGATCTACCCACAGACGATTGCTCACAATCCCAATGGACGCTTTGTGGTTGTCTGCGGCGATGGCGAATACATAATATATACATCGATGGCTCTGCGCAACAAGGCTTTTGGCTCGGCCCAGGAATTCGTTTGGGCACTGGAGAGCAACGAGTATGCCATAAGGGAAAACAATGGCACTGTGCGGTTGTTCCGCAACTTCAAGGATCGGAAGAGCTTCACGCCCGAGTACGGGGCTGAGAGTATTTACGGTGGGTACTACTTTGGCGTGAAGACCTCTTCGGGACTGGCCTTCTACGACTGGGAGACCCTGCAGCTGGTACGTCGCATCGAAGTGCAGCCAAAGAACGTGTTCTGGAATGAGAGCGGCAGCCTCGTTTGCTTGGCCACAGACGATTCCTACTTCATCCTGGGCGTGGACACAGCCCTAGTGGCAAACGCCGTCGAAACCAAGGAGGGTCTGGAGGATGATGGTGTGGAGAGTGCTTTCAATGTATTAG GCGAGGTCTCTGAATCTGTGAAGACGGGACTGTGGGTCGGCGACTGCTTCATCTATACGAACTCTGTGAATCGCATCAACTATTATGTGGGCGGTGAAATTGTGACCGTGTCGCATTTGGATCGCACCATGTACTTACTGGGCTACGTGCCCAAGGATAATCGCTTGTATTTGGGCGACAAGGAGCTGAATGTGATCAGCTTTTGCCTGCAGTTGTCGGTGCTGGAATACCAGACGGCCGTGATGCGTCGGGATTTCGAGCGGGCCGATCAGGTGCTGCCGACCATACCCAAAGAGCATCGCACTCGAGTGGCACACTTCCTGGAGAAGCAAGGCTTCAAGTCGCAGGCTCTGCAGGTCTCCACCGACGCTGACCACAAGTTCGACCTGGCCTTGCAAATTGATGAGCTGGACGTAGCCCTGAAGTTGGCCCGAGAGGCAGAGAACTCGCAGAAATGGTCACAGCTGGCGGATGTGGCTGCGCGCAAGAATAACATGGCTTTGGTCCAGGAGTGCATGAGAAAGGCGAATGACTTCAGTGGATTACTGCTGCTCTCAACGGCCTCGGGCGATGCCAAGATGCTCGAGGAGGTGGAGGCTGTGTCCTCTGTAATGGCACGTCACAATGCCTCCTTCCTGGCCGCATTCCTGCGTTCGGATGTGCACCGTTGCCTCGATCTTCTCATTGAAAACAACCGCTTGCCGGAGGCGGCGTTCTTTGCCCGCACATATCTGCCTAGCCAGATGTCGCGTGTGGTCGGGCTGTGGCGCGAGGAGCTGGGCAAGGTCAACGAAAAGGCTGGTCAATCGTTGGCCGATCCAGCTCAGTATACAAATCTCTTTCCTGGGCTGACCGATGCCCTGCGCGTGGAGCAGCATCTGCAGGAGGAAAGGACACGCAGGGTGCCAGCCCGCTTGGCTGGACAGCTGCCCCTGAATAGCGAGCGCATACCCCTCGAGGAACTGAACTTAGCCGAGCGACAGAGTGGAGCCCAGCCGGAGGAGAAAATAAAGGCGGCCCCTGTCTCTGCTCAGGTTCCCGTGACCAGCGCCCAGGAAGCAAGCTCTTCCGTCAATGTTgtggacgacgacgacgacgacctgGATCTGGAAATTGACGGCATAACGCTGGATGATAACATTGATACGGCAGATGTTAATCTCGATGATGACTTCTTAAGCGACGATTAG
- the LOC108162363 gene encoding interferon-inducible double-stranded RNA-dependent protein kinase activator A homolog isoform X3, with protein MEQSNYHGRGLVQQLQNMTFQQNQNQVHQMQRPPQQHSPQLPHEQHPQQQQQPLPAQPALTGFAPRRQYYTPGGSAAAMAAGGLTNGNVDGTSTRTQRPSKVKKEKPQQPQQQLSEVDAASSTDGAIAFVSETDANGLAMKTPVSILQEILSRRGITPGYELVQIEGAIHEPTFRFRVSFKDKDTPFTAMGAGRSKKEAKHAAARALIDKLMCAQLPKAASSATATSAADPTAAGSGGDCNAAVGDAGDNIVGNPIGLLQELCMQRRWPPPTYATETEMGLPHERLFTIACTILQHREIGKGKSKKIAKRSAADKMWSRLQDTPIDAAKVADVCNELEGDSRINDNYYGDLKDITVPTLTTQHSNKVSQFHKTLKNATGKKLLKLQKTCLKNTTVDHLKLLTDIAAENQFEVTYVDIEEKTFTGQFQCLVQLSTLPVGVCHGTGPTAREAQRHAAQNALEYLKIMTKK; from the exons ATGGAGCAGTCAAACTACCATGGCCGCGGTCTGGTACAGCAGCTGCAGAACATGACTTTCCAACAGAACCAGAATCAGGTGCACCAGATGCAGCGGCCGCCGCAGCAGCATTCGCCGCAGCTGCCACATGAGCAGcatccacagcagcagcagcaaccactaCCGGCGCAGCCAGCACTGACTGGCTTTGCTCCCCGGCGTCAGTATTATACTCCGGGTGGCTCGGCTGCAGCCATGGCAGCTGGGGGCTTGACCAATGGCAACGTCGACGGGACCTCCACCAGAACACAACGTCCGAGCAAAGTCAAGAAGGAGAAgccgcaacagccacagcagcagttGAGCGAAGTAGATGCGGCATCGTCGACCGACGGGGCAATCGCCTTTGTCAGCGAAACCGATGCCAATGGGCTGGCCATGAAGACGCCCGTTAGCATACTCCAAGAGATCCTCAGTCGCCGGGGCATCACACCCGGCTACGAGCTGGTCCAAATCGAGGGGGCCATCCACGAGCCAACGTTTCGCTTTCGCGTCTCTTTCAAGGACAAGGACACACCCTTCACGGCCATGGGGGCTGGACGCTCGAAAAAGGAGGCCAAGCATGCCGCGGCTCGTGCTCTGATTGACAAACTGATGTGCGCCCAGCTGCCGAAGGCTGCTAgcagtgccactgccacatcTGCGGCTGACCCCACGGCGGCTGGGAGTGGTGGGGATTGCAATGCAGCAGTTGGCGA CGCTGGCGACAATATTGTGGGCAATCCCATTGGCTTGCTGCAGGAGTTGTGTATGCAGCGCCGATGGCCGCCGCCAACGTATGCGACTGAAACCGAAATGGGACTGCCCCATGAGAGGCTCTTTACCATAGCGTGTACCATACTGCAGCACCGTGAGATTGGCAAAGGGAAGAGCAAGAAGATCGCCAAGCGTTCGGCCGCCGACAAAATGTGGAGTCGTCTACAGGACACGCCCATCGATGCAGCAAAGGTTGCAGACGTCTGCAACGAGTTGGAGGGCGAT TCCCGCATTAATGATAATTATTATGGTGATTTGAAAGATATCACTGTGCCGACGCTGACCACGCAGCACAGTAACAAAGTGTCACAGTTCCACAAGACCCTGAAAAATGCGACGGGCAAAAAACTGCTTAAACTACAG AAGACTTGTCTGAAGAACACCACGGTCGACCATCTCAAGCTTCTGACCGACATTGCAGCCGAGAACCAGTTCGAGGTCACCTACGTGGACATCGAGGAAAAGACCTTCACCGGCCAATTTCAGTGCTTGGTGCAGCTGTCCACGCTGCCGGTTGGCGTCTGCCATGGCACTGGGCCCACGGCTAGGGAGGCACAACGGCATGCCGCCCAAAATGCGCTCGAGTATCTGAAGATAATGACCAAAAAGTAA
- the LOC108162580 gene encoding protein disulfide-isomerase A5, producing the protein MWISGQLVLLLLVALVAAKTKTSAVQEDVSEYKDFKKLLRTKNNVLALYVTSAKAAGTELRVFREAAEAIRGTGTMLLVDCGQQDRKKLCKKLKISPDRYTLKHYKDGDYHKDYDRQVSVGSIVTFMRDPSGDLPWEEDADGNDVLHFSDSATFTKHLRKDIRPMLVMFYVPWCGFCKKMKPDYGKAATELKSQGGYLLAAMNVERQENAPVRRLFNITGFPTLIYFENGKLRFTYEGENTKDALVAFMLNPNTKPTPKPKEPEWSADTNSEIVHLTSQGFEPALKEEKTALVMFYAPWCGHCKRMKPEYEKAALEMKQQKVPGLLAALDATKEQPIAEKYKVKGYPTVKYFANGVYKFDVNVREASQIVDFMRDPREPPPPPPPEKSWEEEDDSKEVLFLNDETFSSTLKRKKHALVMFYAPWCGHCKHTKPEFTAAATALQDDPRVAFAAIDCTKHSALCAKYNVRGYPTILYFSYLKIKLDYNGGRTSKDFIAYVNNPPSTTDHTEL; encoded by the exons ATGTGGATCTCAGGTCAGCTAGTATTGCTCCTTCTGGTGGCACTTGTTGCCGCTAAAACGAAAACTTCTGCAGTGCAGGAGGACGTGTCCGAATACAAGGACTTTAAGAAACTACTGCGCACCAAGAACAATGTCCTGGCCCTCTATGTGACCAGTGCCAAGGCGGCGGGCACCGAACTGAGGGTGTTCCGTGAGGCTGCAGAGGCGATACGAGGCACCGGTACCATGCTGTTGGTGGATTGTGGACAGCAGGATAGGAAGAAATTGTGTAAAAAGCTGAAAATCTCACCGGACCGGTATACGCTCAAGCACTACAAAGATGGCGACTATCACAAGGATTACGATCGACAGGTGAGTGTCGGTTCCATTGTCACGTTTATGCGTGATCCGTCCGGAGATCTGCCCTGGGAAGAGGATGCTGACGGCAACGATGTGCTGCACTTCAGTGACTCTGCCACATTCACGAAACACCTGCGCAAGGACATACGTCCCATGCTGGTTATGTTCTATGTGCCCTGGTGTGGCTTTTGCAAGAAAATGAAGCCTGACTACGGCAAGGCGGCCACAGAGCTCAAGTCCCAGGGTGGCTATCTGCTGGCAGCAATGAATGTGGAACGCCAGGAGAATGCCCCCGTACGCAGACTTTTTAACATAACAG GATTCCCCACACTGATCTACTTTGAGAACGGCAAGCTTCGCTTTACCTACGAGGGTGAGAACACCAAGGACGCCTTGGTGGCGTTCATGCTAAATCCCAACACAAAGCCCACGCCCAAGCCCAAGGAACCCGAATGGTCAGCGGATACCAACTCAGAAATAGTTCATCTCACCAGCCAGGGCTTTGAGCCCGCATTGAAAGAAGAGAAGACCGCCTTAGTTATGTTCTATGCACCCTGGTGCGGCCACTGCAAGCGCATGAAGCCCGAGTATGAAAAGGCAGCGCTGGAGATGAAGCAGCAAAAGGTGCCCGGTTTATTGGCCGCCTTGGATGCCACCAAAGAGCAACCGATTGCCGAGAAGTACAAGGTCAAGGGATACCCAACGGTCAAGTACTTTGCGAATGGCGTCTACAAGTTTGATGTCAATGTGCGGGAAGCATCGCAAATTGTTGATTTTATGCGGGATCCCAgggagccgccgccgccaccaccgCCGGAGAAGAGCTGGGAGGAGGAAGATGATAGCAAAGAGGTGCTCTTTCTCAATGACGAGACCTTCAGCTCGACGCTAAAGCGCAAGAAGCATGCGCTGGTCATGTTCTACGCCCCTT GGTGTGGACACTGTAAGCACACTAAGCCAGAGTTTACAGCGGCCGCCACAGCGCTGCAGGACGATCCACGGGTTGCATTTGCCGCCATTGACTGTACCAAGCATTCCGCACTCTGTGCCAAATACAATGTCCGTGGATATCCAACTATTTTGTATTTCTCCTACCTCAAGATCAAGCTAGACTACAATGGTGGACGCACCAGCAAGGACTTTATTGCCTACGTGAACAATCCGCCGAGCACAACGGACCACACCGAGCTGTGA